One window of the Populus trichocarpa isolate Nisqually-1 chromosome 9, P.trichocarpa_v4.1, whole genome shotgun sequence genome contains the following:
- the LOC7478722 gene encoding pentatricopeptide repeat-containing protein At5g02860 yields the protein MTEKLALPLLLTNPPPTKLLLPLQSHLHQQQLKLTTPTSPPPQHGTPPMQDFLFKQSPNLSKPINPQTQPDLFPIPRNRTRIGKACDPNRGKPWTHRRLSLQGQRVLDSLNDPSFETSELDKILSLLFDYYKEELSVCSGGKERLSNDVLGIIKGLGFYKKSDLAMSVFEWFKNRNGYESVLSNSAVAVIINMLGKEGKVSVAASLLNNLHKDGFEPDVYAYTSLITACVSNGRYREAVMVFKKMEEEGCKPTLITYNVILNVYGKMGMPWNKITGLFEGMKNAGILPDEYTYNTLITCCRRGSLYEEAAAVFEDMKSMGFVPDKVTYNTLLDVYGKSRRIKEAIEVLREMEVNGCSPSIVTYNSLISAYARDGLLEEAMELKNQMVERGIKLDVFTYTAMLSGFVRTGKDESAMRVFEEMRTAGCKPNICTFNALIKMHGNRGKFAEMMKVFEEIKICCCVPDIVTWNTLLAVFGQNGMDSEVSGVFKEMKRVGFVPERDTYNTLISAYSRCGSFDQAMAMYKRMLDTGITPDLSTYNAVLAALARGGLWEQSEKILAEMQDGMCKPNELTHCSLLHAYANGKEIGRMLALAEEICSGVIEPHAVLLKTLVLVNSKCDLLLEAERAFLELKRKGFSPDLSTLNAMIAIYGRRQMVTKTNEILNFMKESGFTPSLATYNSLMYMHSQSENFERSEEVLKEILAKGIKPDIISYNTVIFAYCRNGRMKEASHIFSEMRESGLIPDVITYNTFVASYAADSMFEEAIDVVCYMIKHGCKPNQNTYNSVIDGYCKLNRRDDAIKFISSLHELDPHISREDECRLLERLTKWS from the coding sequence ATGACAGAGAAACTAGCTCTCCCTCTTCTCCTCACAAACCCACCTCCAACAAAACTCTTACTGCCTCTCCAATCTCACCTCCATCAACAACAGCTAAAACTAACAACACCCacttcaccaccaccacaacatGGCACCCCACCTATGCAGGACTTCCTTTTCAAGCAAAGCCCCAATCTTTCCAAACCCATCAACCCGCAAACCCAACCTGATCTATTTCCTATCCCAAGAAACCGAACCCGAATTGGCAAGGCCTGTGACCCTAACCGTGGCAAACCCTGGACCCACCGTCGTCTCTCCCTTCAAGGTCAGCGAGTTCTAGATTCTTTAAATGACCCTTCTTTCGAAACCAGTGAATTAGATAAAATCTTGAGTCTTTTATTTGATTACTATAAAGAAGAGTTGAGTGTATGTAGTGGTGGTAAGGAGAGGTTAAGTAATGATGTTTTGGGTATTAttaagggtttagggttttataaaaaaagtgacCTGGCTATGAGTGTGTTTGAGTGGTTTAAGAATAGGAATGGTTATGAATCTGTCTTGAGTAATTCAGCTGTGGCTGTGATTATTAATATGCTTGGTAAAGAAGGAAAAGTTTCGGTGGCAGCATCTTTGTTGAATAATTTGCATAAAGATGGGTTTGAACCTGATGTTTATGCGTATACATCTTTAATAACTGCTTGTGTTAGTAATGGGAGGTATAGGGAAGCTGTGATGGTTTTTAagaagatggaggaagaagGGTGCAAACCAACTTTGATTACTTATAATGTGATTCTGAATGTGTATGGAAAAATGGGTATGCCTTGGAACAAGATTACAGGTCTGTTTGAGGGAATGAAGAATGCTGGGATTTTGCCGGATGAGTATACATATAATACGCTGATAACCTGTTGTAGACGAGGATCTTTGTATGAAGAAGCTGCTGCGGTTTTTGAGGATATGAAATCGATGGGGTTTGTGCCTGATAAGGTCACTTATAATACTTTATTGGATGTTTATGGGAAGTCTAGGCGGATTAAGGAGGCGATCGAGGTATTAAGAGAAATGGAGGTCAATGGATGTTCACCAAGCATTGTGACATATAATTCGTTGATATCTGCTTATGCAAGGGATGGTCTGTTGGAAGAAGCAATGGAGCTTAAAAACCAGATGGTTGAAAGAGGGATTAAACTGGATGTTTTTACTTACACTGCAATGTTGTCAGGATTTGTGAGGACTGGTAAGGATGAGTCTGCAATGAGGGTTTTTGAGGAAATGAGAACTGCAGGTTGCAAACCTAATATTTGTACTTTCAATGCCTTGATTAAGATGCATGGTAACAGGGGAAAGTTTGCAGAAATGATGAAGGTTTTTGAGGAGATCAAAATTTGCTGCTGTGTACCTGATATTGTTACTTGGAATACCCTTCTAGCAGTGTTTGGGCAAAATGGGATGGACTCAGAAGTGTCTGGAGTTTTCAAGGAGATGAAGAGGGTTGGCTTTGTACCGGAGAGGGATACCTACAACACCCTAATCAGTGCGTACAGTCGGTGTGGTTCATTTGACCAAGCCATGGCTATGTACAAGAGAATGCTGGATACTGGGATCACACCTGATCTTTCCACCTATAATGCTGTTTTGGCAGCATTAGCTCGAGGAGGGCTATGGGAACAGTCAGAGAAAATACTTGCTGAAATGCAAGATGGTATGTGCAAGCCCAATGAACTGACACACTGTTCTTTGCTTCATGCTTATGCCAATGGCAAGGAGATTGGACGGATGCTTGCTCTTGCGGAGGAGATATGCTCTGGTGTAATTGAACCTCATGCTGTGCTCTTGAAGACCCTTGTTTTAGTTAATAGTAAATGTGACCTCCTATTAGAAGCTGAGCGTGCATTCCTggagttgaagagaaaaggCTTTTCACCTGACTTGAGTACTCTGAATGCCATGATTGCTATTTACGGCAGGAGGCAGATGGTAACCAAAACAAATGAGATCTTGAACTTCATGAAAGAGAGTGGGTTCACTCCTAGCTTGGCAACTTACAATAGTTTGATGTATATGCACAGCCAATCAGAGAACTTTGAGAGGTCAGAAGAAGTTTTAAAAGAAATCCTTGCAAAGGGAATAAAACCAGATATAATTTCATACAACACCGTAATTTTTGCGTATTGCCGAAATGGGCGGATGAAAGAGGCTTCACATATATTCTCAGAAATGAGAGAATCTGGGCTTATTCCAGATGTAATCACATATAATACTTTTGTTGCAAGTTATGCAGCTGATTCAATGTTTGAGGAGGCTATTGATGTTGTTTGCTACATGATCAAGCATGGATGTAAACCGAACCAGAATACATACAACTCAGTCATTGATGGATACTGTAAACTTAATCGCCGGGATGATGCAATCAAGTTCATAAGCAGCCTTCATGAGCTTGATCCACACATTTCCAGGGAGGACGAGTGCAGGTTATTAGAACGTTTAACCAAATGGTCATAG
- the LOC7478721 gene encoding classical arabinogalactan protein 9 has product MMLKKAVILLSLICISIAGVSGQAPATSPTATPAPPTPTSSPPPATTPPPVSAPPPVTQSPPPATPPPVSAPPPATPPPATPPPATPPPATPPPATPPPATPPPATPPPAVPPPAPLAAPPALVPAPAPSKPKLKSPAPSPLALSPPSPPTGAPAPSLGASSPGPAGTDMSGVEKMGSVQKMVLSLVFGSAFWLLT; this is encoded by the exons ATGATGCTAAAAAAAGCTGTcatccttctttctttgatctGCATTTCgattgctggtgtttctggtcAAGCACCAGCAACGTCACCAACAGCAACACCAGCACCACCCACACCAACTTCTTCTCCACCGCCAGCAACCACTCCTCCACCAGTTTCAGCCCCACCTCCTGTTACCCAATCTCCACCTCCAGCTACCCCTCCTCCAGTTTCAGCCCCACCACCTGCCACCCCTCCTCCCGCAACCCCACCACCAGCAACTCCTCCTCCCGCCACCCCACCACCAGCAACCCCACCACCTGCTACTCCTCCACCAGCAACCCCTCCTCCCGCTGTTCCTCCACCAGCTCCATTGGCAGCTCCACCAGCTCTTGTTCCAGCTCCAGCTCCCAGCAAGCCTAAGTTGAAGTCTCCAGCTCCATCTCCCCTGGCATTGAGTCCTCCATCTCCACCAACTGGCGCTCCTGCTCCAAGTTTGGGTGCTTCCTCTCCTGGACCCGCTGGAACCGATATG AGTGGAGTAGAGAAGATGGGGTCCGTGCAGAAGATGGTCCTGAGCCTGGTCTTTGGATCAGCATTCTGGTTGCTAACTTAG
- the LOC7469615 gene encoding uncharacterized protein LOC7469615, with translation MAISSGIFSTFLSTETVPLLKFPSPTSTLPLRFLAAPPANPRMVRSTVVTCATASTGNRAPRGIMKPRRVSPEMADFIGAPEVSRTQALKLIWAHIKEHNLQDPSNKKNIICDEKLKKIFAGRDQVGFLEIAGLISPHFLK, from the exons atggCAATTTCTTCAGGGATTTTCTCTACTTTCCTATCCACCGAAACGGTGCCGCTTCTCAAGTTTCCTTCTCCTACATCCACTCTTCCTCTCAGGTTTCTGGCTGCGCCTCCCGCGAACCCGCGCATGGTGCGTAGTACTGTAGTTACCTGCGCCACGGCATCGACCGGAAACCGTGCTCCACGCGGCATAATGAAGCCGAGGCGAGTCTCACCTGAAATGGCGGACTTTATTGGTGCTCCTGAGGTCTCTCGTACTCAGGCTCTCAAGCTTATATGGGCCCATATCAAGGAGCACAATCTTCag GACCCTAGTAACAAGAAGAACATAATTTGTGACGAGAAGTTGAAGAAGATATTTGCTGGTAGAGACCAGGTTGGATTTCTTGAGATTGCTGGGTTGATTAGTCCTCATTTCCTCAAATGA